The DNA sequence TGGCGAACCACCATGTCGGTAATTGCCCTGGCGGGCTTGCTTGCCACCGGAGTGGTGCCGGCAGAACCGCCTGACGGCACCGTGTTGCACTCCGCGCCGTTTGATGAGGAAGAATTCTCCAAGTGTGGATCGCTGAGTCCGCGAGGACAGATCGTATTGCGCCAGAACACCTATGATTTCGCTGATTACTATCTGTACGTGCCGGCTGGAGCCGTGCCGGAAGTGCCTTTGCCATTGGTGATCACCAGTCACAGCACAGTGACCACGGCCGACGAGGAAATCGGGCTCCAGCCGGACCCCACATGGGGCTGCTGTGAGGAATCGCCCTATCCGCACACGAGGTGGTATGAACTGGCGGAAAACGCCGACAACGTGAACCGCCACAACCAGTGGTTTGTTGTGGCGGCGCCGGCCATGTCCAGCGCCAACGGCGGGCTGGTCGAACCTTGGACCGGCGAGTTACAGGCAACCACCGATGAGCGGCGGCTTCTGGCCATCTACGATCAGATCGTTCACACGGAGGCAGCGGCATATGGCTTCGCCCTTGACGCGAGCCGCGTCCTGCTGACCGGATGGTCGGGGGGCGGCATTCCCACGTACTACGCCGGCGTGCGTCACCCCGAGATCTTCAGCATGATCGTCTCGCGGCAGGGCAACGTCGACGAAGACATGTTTGACACGGCCGCCGTGCCGCTCAACACCAATCTGCTGGTCGCCATTCTCAATGGCCTGACCGACACGGTGGTGCCGCGATCAAAGCATGAAGCCGCGCAAGATTGGCTGATCGGCA is a window from the Phycisphaerae bacterium genome containing:
- a CDS encoding prolyl oligopeptidase family serine peptidase; protein product: MITWRTTMSVIALAGLLATGVVPAEPPDGTVLHSAPFDEEEFSKCGSLSPRGQIVLRQNTYDFADYYLYVPAGAVPEVPLPLVITSHSTVTTADEEIGLQPDPTWGCCEESPYPHTRWYELAENADNVNRHNQWFVVAAPAMSSANGGLVEPWTGELQATTDERRLLAIYDQIVHTEAAAYGFALDASRVLLTGWSGGGIPTYYAGVRHPEIFSMIVSRQGNVDEDMFDTAAVPLNTNLLVAILNGLTDTVVPRSKHEAAQDWLIGNGYPRVFVSPADPHIRDLPDAEFPDVPSNHYCHSLVTFDTFMDAMPPVGPVIAAVTPSPEIVTPGSQYQRQLRLMQGTPPVEWSVLQGPTGIQVNAAGLVSGWASGVADLGETFSFEVQADNSMGSDVVTWQVRVLSACDFDKDGDVDQADFGHLQGCLSGHGQTCSPECIDADLSSDGDVDEVDFGLFQACLAGPDCTPGC